GGACTCGGGTGGAATCAACAGGAATCGCAATGATGATCAGGTCAGCGTTTTCAATCCCTTTCTCAAGATCAGCGGCTTCGTCAATGATATTGAGCTGAAGTGCTTCCTGAAGATGCCTTTCATTTTTATCAATACCAAAAACATAGGAAGCCAAAGCTCTCTGCCGTAGTTTCAGCATCATCGAACCGCCTATTAATCCAACACCCACAACCGCGATTTTCATCACTTAATTTTTTTTATTGTATTGAAGATAGCTTCCTCCCTGCATTTTTCAAAAGTAATTTCGAAACGCGGATTTTTTTTCGGATAAACTAAAGTATAATCTGGGCAGGGAACTTTCTGGGCATGACTTCTGGTAAAATCGATTTCACCTTTGGTAATGATGCTGTCTTTCAGGAATTTTTCATCCATTTTTAAGGCAGAAATCTCATTTTTAAAATTTTCAGAAAATTTAAAATCTTTGCTCAGTGTTTCCGCGATCACGCGGCTGTTTGGCAGATAACCGGAACAGGTTGCCCCCTTTTTATTAAGAATGAAAAACACGAAAAGCAATCCCGGAATCAATCCGATAAAAAAGAATTTAAGTTTGCGCATATATTTTACTTCGTCAGAATTTGATTTTCAGCGAAGTTTTTTTGGTTTAAATTTAAAAAATCAAAAGATTGATGTCGTGGTAGGTGAGATCAAACCTTTCACATATCGCTTTGTTGGTGTGGCGGCCCTTGTACATGTAGAGACTGTCTTTCATTTGTTTTTTGTGGATCAGCATATTAGCGAAGCCTCCTTCCTCATCATAATTTAAAAGATAAGAAAGGAAAAAGTTTGAAATCGCCTTCGTTGTCGTGCGTGGAATTCTGGAAGTGATATTTGGCAAAGCACAGTGAATGACACCATGTTTTATAAAATACGGGTTATCCAGCGTCGTCAGTTCAGAGGTCTCAATCGCCTTTCCGTTGTCGATGGTTACATCGATAATTACGCTGCCTTTCTTCATTTTCAGAACCATATCTTCCGTTACCACAGGACACTGGCACATTCTCGGTAATGCGGCGATCACGACATCAGCACGCCTTAAGCTCTTTGACAGTTCCTTTGGATCTATAATTGAAGTTGGTACCCGGGCATCGATCAGGGTATGAAGTCTTCTTAATTTTGAAAGTGAATTGTCGAAAATCCGCACATTTGCCCCTAAACCGATGGCCGCTTTAGTAGCAAATTCGCCCACAATTCCCGCACCTATAATCACCACTTCTGTGGGGCGTATGCCGGTAATTCCGCCCAGCATCAGCCCGTTTGAAAGTGCCAAAAGTTCAGATGCATAAAGTACCGAAGTCGTCCCGGCAATTTCGCCGATGAGTCTTACCAAAGCCAGTTGCTCGTAATCATCCACAATAAATTCAAAGGCGATGGCATTGACTTTTCTTTCACCAAGCCTTTTAAAATATTCCTTATCTCGCAGATTGATCTGCAGAGCCGAAACCAAGTAAGCATCAGGTTTCAGATATTCAATTTCTTCATCGGTCGGCGGATTGATTTTCAGAACAAGATCCTGTCCGAAAGCTTCCTTTGGGTCGCTGGTAATTCTCGCACCAGCTTCGGAGTATTGCTGGTCGGTAAAAAAAGAGCCTTTTCCGGCTTCAGATTCTATGATGATTTCGTGGCCGTTTAATGCCAAAACCTGCACTGCATCTGGGGTTATGCATGTCCTGCGCTCATTCAGGCAGGTTTCCTTCGGTATTCCGATGGTGAATTTTTTTCCTTTTTTTACGACCTCCAGTTTTTCTTCCTTTGGTAATAAATCTTCTTCCTTAAAAGGGGTGAAAATCGTTCCGCTCATTATAAAAAGTTGAAAGAATTAATGAGCAAAGATACACAACCTGCAAGAATTAAACTTTATAATTTAGCTGAAAAAAACTTCGCGCAGATCACCCGTATTTTCGATGGTCATGGTATGGTGAGGCAGCGCCTGCAGTTCCTCTTCATAAATTTCCGGCCATTCGATGATGCATAGAAAAGCATTGTCGAGATATTCATCCATTCCGATATCATACACTTCACCAACCGACTTCATCCGGTAAAGGTCAAAATGAAAAACATTTCCTTTTGGAGTACGATATTCATTAACAATTGCATAGGTGGGCGAGGACACTTCATCCG
The sequence above is a segment of the Chryseobacterium taklimakanense genome. Coding sequences within it:
- a CDS encoding alanine dehydrogenase; protein product: MSGTIFTPFKEEDLLPKEEKLEVVKKGKKFTIGIPKETCLNERRTCITPDAVQVLALNGHEIIIESEAGKGSFFTDQQYSEAGARITSDPKEAFGQDLVLKINPPTDEEIEYLKPDAYLVSALQINLRDKEYFKRLGERKVNAIAFEFIVDDYEQLALVRLIGEIAGTTSVLYASELLALSNGLMLGGITGIRPTEVVIIGAGIVGEFATKAAIGLGANVRIFDNSLSKLRRLHTLIDARVPTSIIDPKELSKSLRRADVVIAALPRMCQCPVVTEDMVLKMKKGSVIIDVTIDNGKAIETSELTTLDNPYFIKHGVIHCALPNITSRIPRTTTKAISNFFLSYLLNYDEEGGFANMLIHKKQMKDSLYMYKGRHTNKAICERFDLTYHDINLLIF
- the tsaE gene encoding tRNA (adenosine(37)-N6)-threonylcarbamoyltransferase complex ATPase subunit type 1 TsaE; its protein translation is MTFKIHKIEDWQEVVNQILPKLEHNLLLLKGNLGAGKTTFTQFLLKNLGSTDEVSSPTYAIVNEYRTPKGNVFHFDLYRMKSVGEVYDIGMDEYLDNAFLCIIEWPEIYEEELQALPHHTMTIENTGDLREVFFS